In Methanococcus maripaludis, a single window of DNA contains:
- a CDS encoding chorismate mutase has protein sequence MSNSSEKRLEEIRKRINEIDEQLIELIAERTSFAPEIATLKKSLGTCVFDPKREESICEKTRLMCEKHHIEPEVALKVMKILMDYNKEVQKDSIVR, from the coding sequence ATGTCAAATTCTTCGGAAAAAAGACTCGAAGAAATTAGAAAGCGAATTAACGAAATTGACGAACAGTTAATCGAATTGATTGCTGAAAGAACCAGTTTCGCACCTGAAATTGCTACACTTAAAAAGTCACTTGGAACCTGTGTCTTCGACCCAAAAAGAGAAGAATCAATCTGCGAAAAAACACGTTTGATGTGTGAAAAACACCATATAGAACCCGAAGTGGCCTTAAAAGTTATGAAAATTCTTATGGATTATAATAAAGAAGTCCAAAAAGACAGCATCGTAAGGTAA
- a CDS encoding universal stress protein, with translation MVYKKIIMPTDGSKISIEAAEQAMELAKATGGRVYGVYVIDIVPFVGLPTEGLWESMKEVLEKEGHTALRTLTDIAKEKGVEIKTEILEGTPSKEIVEYAESKKADLIVMGTTGKTGLDKLLLGSVAERVLKKSHCPVLLVKSSE, from the coding sequence ATGGTTTATAAAAAAATTATTATGCCCACAGACGGATCAAAAATCTCAATCGAAGCTGCAGAGCAGGCAATGGAATTAGCAAAGGCTACTGGCGGGAGAGTTTACGGAGTTTATGTAATTGACATAGTTCCATTTGTAGGTCTTCCAACTGAAGGACTTTGGGAAAGTATGAAGGAAGTTTTGGAAAAAGAAGGTCATACTGCACTTAGAACTTTAACCGACATTGCAAAAGAAAAAGGTGTAGAAATAAAGACCGAAATTTTGGAAGGAACTCCTTCAAAAGAAATTGTCGAATATGCTGAATCAAAAAAGGCAGATTTGATTGTTATGGGTACAACTGGAAAAACAGGACTCGATAAACTATTACTCGGAAGTGTTGCAGAGAGAGTTTTGAAAAAGTCGCACTGTCCGGTACTCTTAGTAAAATCTTCTGAATAA
- a CDS encoding AzlC family ABC transporter permease: MKQLSFNKLYFEGIKDAIPISIGYLPIGIAFGILAKSMGIPYEISILMSLIIFAGASQFVGVNLIAIGTSSFEIVLTTFILNLRHFLMSSSLSQRIEYTKSKKFLSLISFGVTDETFAVASLKNEPKLSPEFLFGLNFTAFFAWNLGTFLGIFLAESIPKEIQSSMGISLYVMFIGLLIPAIRRSNKVLKIVMVAIFISSLLTWVPLFNFISTGWIIIITTILASFIGAKFMHGDGDD, translated from the coding sequence ATGAAACAGTTATCATTTAATAAACTGTATTTTGAGGGTATAAAAGATGCAATTCCTATATCCATAGGTTACCTTCCGATCGGGATAGCTTTTGGGATTTTGGCAAAATCAATGGGAATTCCTTACGAAATTTCAATTTTAATGTCTTTAATTATATTTGCAGGTGCAAGCCAGTTTGTAGGGGTTAATTTGATTGCTATTGGAACATCATCTTTTGAAATAGTTTTAACAACGTTTATATTAAATTTAAGGCACTTTTTAATGTCTTCGTCACTTTCACAGAGGATCGAATACACAAAATCTAAAAAGTTTTTGAGTTTAATTTCTTTTGGAGTAACTGACGAAACTTTTGCCGTAGCTTCGTTAAAAAATGAGCCCAAACTAAGTCCTGAATTTTTATTTGGATTGAATTTCACTGCATTTTTTGCATGGAATTTGGGAACTTTTCTTGGAATTTTTTTGGCAGAAAGCATTCCAAAAGAAATACAGAGCAGTATGGGAATTTCGCTTTATGTAATGTTTATTGGTCTTTTAATTCCTGCAATTAGGCGCTCAAATAAAGTTTTAAAAATAGTAATGGTTGCCATATTCATCAGTTCGCTTTTAACATGGGTTCCTTTGTTTAATTTTATATCTACAGGGTGGATTATAATTATTACGACAATTTTGGCATCATTTATCGGAGCTAAGTTTATGCATGGTGATGGCGATGACTAG
- a CDS encoding 6-hydroxymethylpterin diphosphokinase MptE-like protein, which yields MDLKTWESFYNQILDDFGYGSAEDLRSAEILEEMIKKFKNNVDLSEISEKIFEKEVYIFGAGPSLKKHVLKLKETINQDIAIIAADGATKALLEENIVPDIIVSDLDGDIDSILKSNDLGSIVVAHAHGDNIDKLEKYIKLLKNIVGSTQFPKKFDLLVNYGGFTDGDRCCFLAEEFGAKKMILCGMDFGIYVTKYSRPNIENDVELADEVKVKKLKYAEMFVNWLVNNGKSPIEFMA from the coding sequence ATGGATTTAAAAACATGGGAATCCTTTTACAATCAGATACTCGATGATTTTGGATACGGTAGTGCTGAAGACTTAAGAAGTGCAGAAATTCTTGAAGAAATGATTAAAAAATTCAAAAATAATGTAGATTTAAGCGAAATTTCCGAAAAAATCTTTGAAAAAGAAGTCTATATCTTTGGTGCGGGACCATCACTTAAAAAACATGTTTTAAAATTGAAAGAAACCATCAATCAAGACATTGCAATTATTGCAGCAGATGGCGCTACCAAAGCACTTTTAGAAGAAAATATAGTTCCAGATATTATTGTTTCGGATTTAGATGGAGATATTGATTCAATTTTAAAGAGTAACGATCTCGGTTCAATTGTTGTAGCCCATGCTCATGGCGATAATATTGATAAACTTGAAAAATACATTAAATTACTAAAAAACATTGTAGGAAGTACGCAATTCCCGAAAAAATTTGATTTGCTTGTGAATTATGGCGGATTTACTGACGGGGATAGATGTTGTTTTTTAGCAGAAGAATTCGGCGCTAAAAAAATGATACTCTGCGGAATGGACTTTGGAATCTATGTAACAAAATATTCTCGCCCAAATATCGAAAATGACGTTGAACTTGCCGATGAAGTAAAAGTGAAAAAATTAAAATATGCGGAAATGTTTGTAAATTGGCTTGTTAACAATGGAAAAAGCCCCATTGAGTTCATGGCCTAA
- a CDS encoding MBL fold metallo-hydrolase yields the protein MEIKILVDNTAKGKFLAQSGFSAIIKDEDSKVLFDCGQNDYVLENNLKLMNEEDDFDAVIFSHGHYDHTDGFTYFIEKYGENLDIPIYIHKSAFVDRYHGDRYIGIDENIRNFLKSYKNLKLVEDPVKISENLIISGTIPRNNFYEREDFEKVENGQKTDDIIIDDMFVIVKDIILSGCTHSGVINCVEYAKTLNEVNGIIGGFHMGIASENYINQVKDYLKTQNFRLISPMHCTGFNATKELSDMAGFKFGHVGSVFEI from the coding sequence ATGGAAATAAAAATACTTGTGGACAATACTGCAAAAGGAAAGTTTTTAGCACAGTCAGGATTTTCGGCAATTATTAAAGACGAAGACTCGAAAGTCCTGTTTGATTGTGGTCAAAACGATTATGTGTTAGAAAATAATCTAAAATTAATGAATGAAGAAGATGATTTTGATGCAGTAATCTTTAGTCACGGTCACTATGACCATACAGATGGATTTACTTATTTTATTGAAAAATACGGGGAAAATCTAGATATTCCAATTTATATTCACAAATCTGCATTTGTTGATAGGTATCATGGGGATAGATACATTGGAATTGATGAAAACATAAGGAATTTTTTAAAAAGTTATAAAAATCTAAAACTTGTTGAAGATCCCGTTAAAATTTCGGAAAACTTAATAATTTCGGGTACTATTCCAAGAAATAATTTTTACGAAAGGGAAGATTTTGAAAAAGTAGAAAATGGTCAAAAAACAGACGATATCATAATTGATGACATGTTTGTTATTGTAAAAGACATAATACTTAGCGGATGTACCCACAGTGGAGTAATTAACTGCGTTGAATATGCAAAAACACTAAATGAAGTAAACGGGATCATTGGTGGTTTTCACATGGGAATCGCATCTGAAAACTACATAAATCAAGTTAAAGACTATTTGAAAACCCAAAACTTTAGATTAATTTCACCAATGCATTGTACTGGATTTAATGCGACAAAAGAATTGAGTGATATGGCAGGATTTAAATTTGGACACGTTGGAAGTGTTTTTGAAATTTAA
- a CDS encoding anaerobic ribonucleoside-triphosphate reductase activating protein, producing the protein MGTGEILKISGIVDLSTIDYPNHASAIVFLSGCNMKCGYCQNYETITTNISEMTAEEVFNSMDLMFAESLVISGGEPTLQPEAVLELAKLAKEKGFPVKLDTNGTNPDLVEKLISDKLLDYIAIDVKAGFDNYEKITGYKKEIKENILKIIDTCKKAGVTVECRTTFIPELMDESDIEEIAKTVKDCDLYTIQQFDEEHSYDEELTKLKSITEDELIALGKLAKQYIENVKIKTLSSEIPIN; encoded by the coding sequence ATGGGCACTGGTGAAATTTTGAAAATATCTGGAATCGTAGACCTCTCAACAATTGATTATCCAAATCATGCATCTGCTATTGTTTTTTTATCAGGATGCAATATGAAATGTGGTTACTGCCAAAATTATGAAACTATTACCACAAATATATCTGAAATGACTGCTGAAGAAGTTTTTAACAGCATGGATTTGATGTTTGCTGAATCACTTGTGATAAGCGGTGGAGAACCAACCCTTCAGCCAGAAGCAGTTTTAGAACTTGCAAAACTTGCAAAAGAAAAAGGTTTTCCAGTTAAACTTGATACCAACGGAACAAACCCTGATTTAGTTGAAAAACTTATTTCAGATAAATTACTGGATTACATTGCAATAGATGTAAAAGCAGGATTTGATAATTACGAGAAAATTACAGGATACAAAAAAGAAATTAAAGAAAATATCTTAAAAATAATAGATACCTGTAAAAAAGCAGGAGTAACTGTAGAATGCAGAACTACATTTATTCCCGAATTAATGGATGAGTCAGACATTGAAGAAATTGCAAAAACAGTTAAAGACTGTGATTTATATACTATCCAGCAGTTTGACGAAGAACACTCCTACGATGAAGAATTGACTAAACTAAAATCAATTACTGAAGATGAATTAATTGCATTAGGAAAACTTGCAAAACAGTACATTGAAAATGTGAAGATAAAAACTCTCTCAAGTGAAATACCAATCAATTAG
- a CDS encoding cation:proton antiporter, whose protein sequence is MDSYFLFFIILTSIFIVPQILKRFNVPTITATMLAGIIIGPFGLNLLQTSSTLDTFASFGVIFLMFLAGMEVDNETLKDEFKKSLVLSLFSMLIPSIGGFLIGQYFGLDFIGSLLYAVIFSSHSVGIVYALMDELGLIKSRFGTTVISASVVIDLISLIVISILIKMGGSGINADIIPFIVLIAAYIIALLIIIPLISKLILNELQKFHVQKIHFILLIILISIIVGEHIGIHPIIGAFIIGIAVSEELTKEEHDKILNENLNAIGYGIFIPLFFLNLGMTTDISVIFNFDNLSLILVSVISLISLKIISGYFSLRILNYNKLKSFCGGLLTVPSLTASLVGATLGRDLGILPEKFFVAVVVIALLTSTVAPIYVKNLVSKSYTVLK, encoded by the coding sequence ATGGATAGCTATTTTTTATTTTTTATTATTCTAACATCAATTTTCATTGTGCCCCAAATACTCAAAAGATTCAACGTTCCAACAATTACTGCGACAATGCTTGCTGGAATAATTATCGGGCCTTTTGGATTAAATTTACTTCAAACAAGCTCAACACTTGACACTTTCGCATCATTTGGAGTTATATTTTTAATGTTTTTGGCGGGAATGGAAGTTGACAACGAAACACTCAAAGATGAATTTAAAAAATCCCTAGTTTTAAGTTTATTTTCAATGCTTATCCCATCAATTGGCGGATTCTTAATCGGACAGTATTTTGGACTTGATTTTATAGGTTCACTACTTTACGCAGTCATATTTTCTTCACACTCCGTTGGAATAGTCTATGCACTTATGGATGAACTTGGACTTATCAAATCTCGATTTGGAACAACGGTAATCAGCGCATCTGTTGTAATCGACCTTATAAGTTTAATAGTTATTTCAATATTAATAAAAATGGGCGGAAGCGGGATAAATGCAGATATTATTCCATTTATAGTCCTTATTGCAGCATACATCATCGCACTTCTCATAATAATTCCATTAATTTCAAAATTGATATTAAATGAGCTTCAAAAGTTCCACGTCCAAAAAATTCACTTTATTCTCCTGATAATATTAATTTCAATTATCGTTGGAGAACATATTGGAATTCACCCGATAATTGGAGCATTTATTATAGGAATTGCAGTTTCGGAAGAACTTACAAAAGAAGAACATGATAAAATATTAAATGAAAACCTAAATGCAATTGGTTACGGAATATTCATTCCATTATTTTTCTTAAATTTAGGAATGACTACAGATATTAGTGTAATTTTTAATTTTGACAATTTAAGCCTAATACTTGTATCAGTTATAAGTTTAATAAGTCTTAAAATTATTTCTGGATATTTTTCACTCAGAATTTTAAATTATAACAAGCTGAAAAGCTTTTGCGGAGGGCTTTTGACTGTCCCATCCCTTACTGCATCGTTAGTTGGTGCAACACTTGGAAGGGATCTTGGAATACTTCCAGAAAAATTCTTTGTTGCAGTTGTCGTTATTGCACTTTTAACTTCAACAGTTGCTCCGATATACGTTAAAAACCTGGTTTCTAAAAGTTATACTGTATTAAAATGA
- a CDS encoding 30S ribosomal protein S17e — MGRIRQTFIKRTGEELIEKFADKFTSDFEENKKAVEEVAMISTKTLRNRVAGYVTAKVKKMNA, encoded by the coding sequence TTGGGAAGAATAAGACAAACATTCATCAAAAGAACCGGCGAAGAACTCATCGAGAAATTTGCAGATAAGTTCACAAGCGATTTTGAAGAAAACAAAAAAGCTGTTGAAGAAGTTGCAATGATCTCGACAAAAACATTGAGAAACAGAGTTGCAGGCTACGTTACTGCTAAAGTAAAAAAAATGAACGCATAA
- the dapA gene encoding 4-hydroxy-tetrahydrodipicolinate synthase, whose product MQGVYPAIITPFKDGKVDYDGLQSNLDFLIENGVSGVIPVGTTGESPTLTPLEHEQVIEKVVEFVDGRVEVIAGTGSNSTSEALEFSQYAEDVGVDGVLLITPYYNKPSQEGLKRHFGEIANSINVPIVLYNVPSRTALNIEPYTIKYLFEEYSNITAIKEANPNLSQVSEVLDSCNIDVLSGNDELTLPIISLGGKGVVSVVANIAPKEFVQMVDFANAGKFDKAKEIHYKLFPLMKLMFIETNPIPIKTAMNMLGMPSGELRLPLCEMAESNKSKLQNALNNLGLLK is encoded by the coding sequence ATGCAAGGTGTATATCCTGCGATTATTACTCCATTTAAAGACGGTAAAGTAGACTATGACGGCCTACAATCAAACCTTGACTTTCTAATTGAAAATGGAGTTAGTGGAGTTATTCCTGTTGGAACGACTGGTGAATCACCAACCTTAACTCCATTAGAGCATGAACAGGTCATTGAAAAAGTTGTTGAATTTGTAGACGGTCGTGTTGAAGTAATTGCAGGTACCGGTTCTAATTCAACTTCAGAAGCGCTAGAATTTTCTCAATATGCAGAAGATGTCGGCGTTGATGGAGTGTTATTGATAACTCCATACTACAATAAACCAAGTCAGGAAGGCTTGAAAAGGCACTTTGGAGAAATCGCAAATTCAATAAACGTGCCTATCGTTCTATACAACGTTCCTTCACGAACTGCGCTAAACATAGAACCATATACTATTAAATACTTATTTGAAGAATACAGTAATATAACAGCCATAAAAGAAGCTAATCCAAATTTATCTCAGGTTTCTGAGGTACTGGATTCGTGCAACATTGACGTACTGTCTGGAAATGATGAATTAACTTTGCCAATCATATCCCTTGGAGGAAAGGGTGTTGTCAGCGTTGTTGCAAATATTGCACCAAAAGAATTCGTTCAAATGGTTGATTTTGCAAATGCCGGCAAATTTGACAAAGCAAAAGAAATTCACTATAAGTTGTTTCCACTAATGAAATTGATGTTTATCGAAACAAATCCAATACCGATTAAAACTGCGATGAACATGCTTGGAATGCCTTCAGGCGAGTTAAGGTTACCACTTTGCGAAATGGCGGAAAGCAATAAATCAAAATTGCAAAATGCACTTAACAACTTGGGCCTATTAAAATAA
- a CDS encoding valine--tRNA ligase yields MEIKEEYSIELEKKVQEKWEDEKTFKFLEDEKRPPYIIDTPPPYPTGRMHLGHGLNWTYMDIIARFKRMNGYDVLFPQGWDCHGLPTEVKVEELNNITKSDIDRHEFRRLCVELTDENVEKMRNQVKSLGISIDWDREYITMNPDYVRKSQTAFLKMYEKGLIYRGKHPVNWCPRCETAIAFAEVEYQERTSKLNYIKFPYAENAEKYLEIATSRPELMAACVGIVVHPEDERYSDVIGKTVKVPLFNQEVTVYPDSDVEQDFGTGVVMVCTFGDKTDVTWVNRHKLEVKKAINEKGQLTEICGKYAGQKSDDARKEIISDLISEDYMIKQDPLEQNVGSCWRCKTPIEIIVGDQWFVNVTKLLKEVENAANEISWVPEHMKARLLKWVEDMGWDWCISRQRLFATPIPVWYCKDCGEIIVAKPEDLPIDPTKESPYTCKCGNSKLVAETDVLDTWMDSSITPLVIAGWLEDEEFFKKHYPVQLRPQGHDIIRTWAFYTIVRSLAITGEKPWDEIVINGMVFGEDGFKMSKSRGNVVEPGEITKTYGADALRLWASNSTIGKDVPFAWKEVEYGGRFLRKIWNACKFAKMNISDEVISELKTINTIEIENPVDLWILSKLNDLISKVSKDLGNYKINTVVEIQKFLWHEFCDNYIEMVKHRLYSKEESESAQKEKLMAQYTLYKVITESVKLLTPFTPHFAEIVGQIYEIDNLHTSWPVADESLISLENEFVGEVAKNTVASIRRYKSNKGMPLNAELNKVEMYVSDEKDFNALSKVSKDIEKSLKIKELEINLGKPLLEQKIAEVTPNKSKIGPEFKKDAGKVTAFIKEADAETIEKILSEGIETEFGVLNKEHIKEVKRAIYNKGEIVETADIDNLIDTIAIIQ; encoded by the coding sequence ATGGAAATAAAAGAAGAATATTCAATAGAACTTGAAAAAAAAGTTCAGGAAAAATGGGAAGATGAAAAAACATTCAAATTTTTAGAAGATGAAAAAAGGCCCCCATATATTATAGACACACCTCCACCATATCCAACGGGTAGAATGCACCTTGGACACGGTCTTAACTGGACATATATGGACATTATTGCGAGATTTAAAAGAATGAATGGATATGATGTGCTTTTCCCCCAAGGCTGGGACTGCCACGGACTTCCAACCGAAGTTAAAGTTGAAGAATTAAACAATATCACAAAGTCCGATATTGACAGACACGAATTTAGAAGACTCTGTGTAGAATTAACCGATGAAAACGTAGAAAAAATGAGAAACCAGGTTAAATCCCTTGGAATCTCGATCGATTGGGATAGGGAATATATTACAATGAATCCCGACTACGTTAGAAAATCACAGACTGCATTTTTAAAAATGTACGAAAAAGGACTGATTTACAGGGGGAAACACCCAGTAAACTGGTGCCCAAGATGTGAAACTGCGATTGCATTTGCAGAAGTAGAATATCAAGAAAGAACTTCCAAATTAAACTACATAAAATTCCCTTACGCTGAAAATGCTGAAAAATACCTTGAAATTGCAACATCAAGACCCGAATTAATGGCTGCCTGTGTTGGAATTGTTGTACATCCTGAAGATGAAAGGTACAGCGATGTTATTGGAAAAACAGTTAAAGTTCCATTATTTAATCAGGAAGTTACAGTTTACCCTGATTCCGATGTAGAACAAGACTTTGGTACCGGAGTTGTAATGGTATGTACTTTTGGTGACAAAACCGATGTTACATGGGTAAATAGGCATAAATTAGAAGTTAAAAAAGCAATTAACGAAAAAGGACAGCTTACAGAAATCTGTGGAAAATACGCAGGTCAAAAATCAGACGATGCACGAAAAGAAATTATTTCAGACTTAATATCCGAAGACTACATGATAAAACAAGACCCCCTTGAACAGAACGTTGGTTCATGCTGGAGATGTAAAACCCCTATCGAGATTATTGTTGGAGATCAGTGGTTTGTAAACGTTACAAAGTTATTAAAAGAAGTAGAAAACGCTGCAAACGAAATTTCATGGGTTCCAGAGCATATGAAAGCACGACTTTTAAAATGGGTCGAAGATATGGGCTGGGACTGGTGTATTTCAAGGCAGAGATTGTTTGCAACCCCAATTCCAGTATGGTACTGTAAAGACTGTGGGGAAATTATTGTAGCTAAACCTGAAGATTTACCAATAGACCCAACAAAAGAAAGCCCGTACACCTGTAAATGTGGAAACTCAAAGCTTGTTGCAGAAACCGATGTTTTGGACACTTGGATGGATTCATCAATTACTCCACTCGTTATAGCAGGATGGCTCGAAGATGAAGAATTCTTCAAAAAACACTACCCTGTTCAATTAAGACCTCAAGGTCATGATATCATCAGAACATGGGCTTTTTACACAATTGTTAGATCACTTGCAATCACCGGCGAAAAACCATGGGATGAAATCGTAATTAACGGAATGGTTTTCGGCGAAGATGGCTTTAAGATGAGTAAAAGTAGAGGAAACGTTGTTGAACCCGGAGAAATTACCAAAACTTACGGTGCAGATGCTTTAAGGCTATGGGCTTCAAACAGCACCATTGGAAAGGACGTTCCATTCGCTTGGAAAGAAGTAGAATACGGTGGAAGGTTTTTGCGAAAAATATGGAATGCATGTAAATTTGCAAAAATGAACATTTCTGATGAAGTAATTTCTGAATTGAAAACCATAAACACCATTGAAATTGAAAATCCTGTTGATTTGTGGATTTTGAGTAAATTAAATGATCTAATTTCAAAAGTTTCAAAAGATCTTGGAAATTACAAGATAAATACAGTTGTAGAAATTCAAAAATTCTTATGGCATGAATTCTGTGATAACTACATCGAAATGGTAAAACACAGACTTTACAGCAAAGAAGAATCTGAAAGCGCTCAAAAAGAAAAATTAATGGCACAATACACCCTTTATAAAGTAATTACAGAATCTGTAAAATTACTTACGCCATTTACCCCGCACTTTGCAGAAATTGTCGGACAAATCTACGAAATTGATAATTTGCATACCTCATGGCCAGTTGCGGATGAAAGCTTGATAAGTTTAGAAAACGAATTTGTCGGAGAAGTTGCAAAAAATACGGTTGCGTCAATTCGAAGATATAAATCAAACAAAGGAATGCCACTTAATGCAGAATTAAATAAAGTTGAAATGTACGTAAGCGATGAAAAAGATTTCAATGCTCTTTCAAAAGTTTCAAAAGATATTGAAAAATCTTTGAAAATTAAAGAATTAGAAATAAATCTTGGAAAACCACTTCTAGAACAGAAGATTGCAGAAGTGACTCCGAACAAGTCCAAAATCGGTCCAGAATTTAAAAAAGATGCTGGAAAAGTAACTGCATTTATCAAAGAAGCTGATGCAGAAACGATTGAAAAAATCCTTTCAGAAGGAATTGAAACCGAATTTGGCGTTTTAAACAAAGAACACATCAAAGAAGTAAAAAGAGCAATATATAACAAAGGAGAAATTGTTGAAACTGCAGATATTGACAATTTGATCGATACAATTGCAATAATCCAATAA
- a CDS encoding endonuclease III domain-containing protein — protein MEYKEILQIIYDYLFELYGPQGWWPLLEVNGCNPTKTGCVNGYHPKNYEYPKTKNQCFEICIGAILTQNTSWPSVEKSLKNLRNLIEITPENVIELDIKLLKEAIKPSGYFNQKSERLKGFSEYFIKLKNTPTREELLKLKGVGPETADSMLLYAFKVPSFVVDSYTKRILFNLNLIENDEKYDKIKELFEENIEKNLEMYQEYHALLVEHAKNYYRKKENYCKCPLLKIIK, from the coding sequence ATGGAATATAAAGAAATTTTACAGATTATTTACGACTATTTATTCGAGTTGTACGGCCCACAAGGTTGGTGGCCACTTTTAGAAGTAAATGGATGTAACCCTACAAAAACAGGTTGTGTAAACGGATACCACCCAAAGAATTATGAATATCCAAAAACAAAAAATCAGTGTTTTGAAATCTGTATAGGTGCAATTTTAACTCAAAATACATCGTGGCCGTCTGTTGAAAAATCATTGAAAAATTTAAGAAATTTAATAGAAATAACTCCCGAAAATGTAATTGAGTTAGATATTAAACTTTTAAAAGAAGCAATTAAACCAAGCGGATATTTCAATCAAAAATCGGAACGTTTGAAAGGGTTTTCAGAGTATTTTATCAAATTAAAAAATACTCCGACAAGAGAAGAACTGCTAAAATTAAAAGGGGTCGGTCCAGAAACTGCTGATTCGATGCTTCTTTATGCATTTAAAGTTCCTAGTTTTGTAGTTGATTCATACACCAAACGAATACTTTTTAATTTAAATTTAATTGAAAATGACGAAAAATACGATAAAATTAAAGAACTATTCGAAGAAAATATCGAAAAAAACCTTGAAATGTATCAAGAATACCATGCACTTTTGGTTGAACATGCTAAAAATTACTACCGAAAAAAAGAAAATTATTGCAAATGTCCACTTCTAAAAATAATAAAATAA
- the gatC gene encoding Asp-tRNA(Asn) amidotransferase subunit GatC produces MINVEKIQKQADEIVAQLSEVLENFDLETEEEYHILETKNVLRDDDEAFLDESFKNDALNVAPKVKDGSIVVEKSKWSQ; encoded by the coding sequence ATGATTAATGTTGAAAAAATTCAAAAACAAGCTGATGAAATCGTTGCTCAACTTTCAGAAGTTTTAGAAAACTTCGATCTCGAAACTGAGGAAGAGTATCACATTCTCGAAACAAAAAATGTTCTCAGGGATGACGATGAAGCTTTTCTTGATGAATCATTCAAAAATGATGCATTAAATGTGGCGCCTAAAGTAAAAGACGGATCAATTGTCGTTGAAAAAAGTAAATGGAGCCAATAA
- a CDS encoding AzlD domain-containing protein, protein MTREEMVLLVIFMAIVTYIPRMLPIVMLKDAKLSHFWRAFFSYIPYAALASLIFPGIIYSTGNIYSAIFGGIVSLILAYYRLNVIIVVFGGIIGAYIVHVMI, encoded by the coding sequence ATGACTAGGGAAGAAATGGTATTATTAGTAATATTCATGGCCATTGTAACGTATATTCCAAGAATGCTTCCAATTGTAATGCTCAAGGATGCAAAACTTTCTCATTTTTGGAGGGCATTTTTTAGCTATATTCCATATGCGGCACTCGCATCTTTAATATTTCCAGGAATAATTTATTCGACAGGAAACATCTATTCAGCCATATTCGGGGGAATTGTTTCTTTAATCCTGGCATACTATCGATTAAACGTGATAATCGTGGTATTTGGGGGAATAATTGGCGCATACATTGTGCACGTGATGATTTAA